A part of Indicator indicator isolate 239-I01 chromosome W unlocalized genomic scaffold, UM_Iind_1.1 iindW_random_scaffold_73, whole genome shotgun sequence genomic DNA contains:
- the LOC128979904 gene encoding spindlin-Z-like, translating into MSVSVYRKHRNNVGPSKSISQPRRNIVGCRIQHGWKEGSGPVTQWKGTVLDQVPVNPSLYLIKYDGFDCVYGLELHKDERVSALEVLPDRVASSRISDAHLADTMIGKAVEHMFETEDGSKDEWRGMVLARAPIMNTWFYITYEKDPVLYMYQLLDDYKEGDLRIMPDSNDSPPAEREPGEVVDSLVGKQVEYAKEDGSKRTGMVIHQVEAKPSVYFIKFDDDFHIYVYDLVKTS; encoded by the exons ATGTCTGTATCTGTGTACAGAAAGCATAGAAACAATGTTGGACCAAGCAAATCTATTTCTCAGCCACGAAGAAACATTGTAGGCTGCAGAATACAACATGGCTGGAAAGAAGGGAGTGGACCTGTAACACAATGGAAGGGCACAGTTCTTGATCAAGTTCCTGTAAATCCCTCTCTCTATCTTATAAAGTATGATGGATTTGATTGCGTGTATGGACTAGAACTGCACAAAGATGAAAGAGTTTCAGCACTCGAAGTCCTTCCAGACAGAGTTG CTTCATCCCGAATTAGTGATGCCCACCTGGCAGACACAATGATTGGCAAAGCTGTGGAACATATGTTTGAAACTGAGGATGGTTCAAAAGATGAATGGAGGGGGATGGTCTTGGCTCGAGCTCCTATTATGAACACGTGGTTTTATATTACCTACGAGAAAGATCCTGTCTTGTACATGTACCAACTCTTAGATGACTATAAAGAAGGTGATCTTCGCATTATGCCTGATTCCA ATGATTCACCTCCTGCAGAACGGGAACCAGGTGAAGTTGTGGACAGCCTGGTAGGCAAACAAGTGGAATATGCCAAAGAAGATGGCTCAAAACGGACTGGCATGGTCATTCATCAAGTTGAAGCCAAACCATCTGTCTATTTCATCAAATTTGATGATGATTTCCATATTTATGTCTACGATTTGGTGAAGACATCCTAG